A window of bacterium contains these coding sequences:
- the glyQ gene encoding glycine--tRNA ligase subunit alpha: MTFQELILTLQAFWARQGCVIVQPYDLEVGAGTFNPSTFLRALGPEPWNCAYVEPSRRPTDGRYGENPNRLQHYYQFQVIMKPSPKNIQELYLASLARLGIDPLAHDIRFVEDDWESPTLGAWGLGWEVWLDGMEITQFTYFQQCGGIDLDPVSVEITYGVERIAMYLQGVNNVYDLAWTGGVTYGDVYHRNEVEFSTYNFEIADVSMLRELFGMFEAECGRVSGAGLPLPAYDYCLKCSHVFNLLDARGAISVTERVSYIGRVRALAKMCAEGYLESRRRMGFPLVKNVEAGRAV, from the coding sequence GTGACGTTTCAAGAATTGATCCTGACGCTCCAGGCATTCTGGGCCAGACAGGGGTGCGTCATTGTGCAGCCGTACGACCTGGAAGTCGGCGCCGGCACGTTCAATCCCAGCACTTTTCTGCGCGCCCTTGGCCCGGAGCCGTGGAATTGCGCCTATGTGGAGCCGTCCCGCCGCCCGACCGACGGGCGCTACGGCGAAAATCCGAACCGCCTTCAGCACTACTATCAGTTCCAGGTCATCATGAAGCCGAGCCCGAAGAACATTCAGGAGCTTTATCTGGCGAGTCTCGCGCGGCTTGGAATCGACCCGCTCGCGCACGACATCCGGTTTGTCGAGGACGACTGGGAGTCGCCCACGCTCGGCGCGTGGGGCCTCGGCTGGGAGGTCTGGCTGGACGGCATGGAGATCACGCAGTTCACCTACTTCCAGCAGTGCGGCGGCATCGACCTGGATCCGGTGTCCGTCGAGATTACCTACGGCGTCGAGCGGATCGCCATGTACCTGCAAGGCGTCAACAACGTCTATGACCTCGCCTGGACGGGCGGCGTGACCTACGGCGACGTGTACCACCGCAACGAGGTCGAATTCTCGACGTACAATTTCGAGATCGCGGACGTTTCCATGCTGCGCGAATTGTTCGGCATGTTCGAGGCCGAGTGCGGCCGCGTGTCCGGTGCCGGGCTGCCGCTTCCCGCGTACGATTACTGCCTCAAGTGCTCGCACGTGTTCAATCTGCTCGATGCGCGCGGGGCGATCAGCGTGACCGAGCGCGTTTCGTATATCGGCCGCGTGCGCGCGCTCGCGAAAATGTGCGCCGAGGGCTATCTCGAGTCGCGCCGCCGGATGGGTTTCCCGCTCGTCAAAAACGTAGAGGCCGGCCGTGCCGTCTGA
- a CDS encoding carboxypeptidase-like regulatory domain-containing protein, with translation MNQKLPRVLWMVMLALALVAAGALAPACSCGDDDDDDDDDAADDDAGDDDADDDDADDDDADDDDADDDDADDDDADDDDADDDTGDDDIAADAISGFATDFKEGTPLAGATVEAVDDTTGLSFDPAISATAGSDGYVLLEGIPQSKGAVAIKVSLNGYKDTYQYHFQTGVADNTFLGVSNTVVTLVSGLLGITPDPSKGFASGAVYYIPETGDTEPVGCAEVTFSPAVSEVHYFKESVLGVLPTDERDTDGNGVGDENGKGTNPALDGEGDPMSFFVGVNADPGAYTITADIDGEQETATIPALFADSVAITRVEYREDDGWTENPTAGFCTN, from the coding sequence ATGAATCAGAAACTTCCCCGAGTTTTGTGGATGGTGATGCTGGCGCTTGCGCTGGTTGCCGCGGGTGCGCTCGCCCCGGCGTGCAGCTGCGGCGATGACGACGACGATGACGACGACGACGCGGCCGACGACGATGCGGGCGACGACGACGCGGACGACGACGACGCGGACGATGACGACGCGGATGATGACGACGCGGATGACGACGACGCGGACGACGATGACGCGGACGATGACGACGCCGATGACGACACGGGCGATGACGACATCGCCGCCGACGCCATCAGCGGATTCGCGACCGACTTCAAGGAAGGCACGCCGCTGGCCGGCGCGACCGTCGAGGCCGTCGATGACACGACCGGCCTTTCCTTCGACCCGGCGATCTCCGCGACGGCCGGTTCCGACGGTTATGTCCTTCTCGAGGGCATCCCGCAGTCCAAGGGCGCCGTGGCGATCAAGGTTTCGCTGAACGGCTACAAGGACACCTATCAGTACCACTTCCAGACGGGCGTCGCGGACAATACGTTCCTCGGCGTGTCGAACACGGTCGTGACGCTTGTGTCCGGCCTTCTCGGCATCACGCCCGATCCGTCGAAGGGTTTTGCCTCCGGCGCGGTCTATTACATTCCGGAAACCGGAGACACCGAGCCGGTCGGTTGCGCCGAGGTGACGTTCAGCCCGGCCGTGTCCGAAGTGCACTACTTCAAGGAGAGCGTCCTTGGCGTGCTGCCGACCGATGAGCGCGACACGGACGGCAACGGCGTCGGCGACGAAAACGGCAAGGGCACGAACCCCGCGCTCGACGGCGAAGGCGACCCGATGAGCTTCTTTGTCGGCGTCAACGCCGATCCGGGCGCCTACACGATCACGGCCGATATCGACGGCGAACAGGAAACCGCGACGATCCCAGCCCTGTTCGCGGACTCGGTCGCGATCACGCGCGTCGAATATCGCGAGGATGACGGCTGGACGGAAAATCCGACCGCCGGCTTCTGCACGAACTGA
- a CDS encoding diguanylate cyclase: MNQEAVVERSTEYRDSVVLCALGLVFGAAFTMYFKVRGLDAFTFIICMPIAFLSIARGLKYGALTSIVGAALYGSFVLFNIIQGAAAAGFIRESIVNIAIIVSVGFILGTISETMRFRDANVFQNITTVETFVPDEDTGLYNFKSFRWMLAGEMRRVRRYNTPLSLVFLRVENLDEFQARYDYTEEVNLFRELGRFFRGLIRDADYIGKYSDNEIGIILSETNANGVNIVLHRVGENRDRVVGHIGESWDKVSLRMSVASANYPKDASNLEELVDVLDARYRTF; the protein is encoded by the coding sequence ATGAATCAGGAAGCGGTCGTGGAGCGCTCCACCGAGTATCGAGACAGCGTCGTCCTTTGCGCTCTCGGCCTCGTGTTCGGCGCCGCCTTCACCATGTATTTCAAGGTCCGCGGCCTGGACGCGTTCACGTTCATCATCTGCATGCCGATCGCGTTCCTGTCGATCGCGCGCGGGCTGAAATACGGCGCGCTGACCTCGATCGTCGGGGCGGCGCTCTACGGCTCGTTCGTCCTGTTCAACATCATCCAGGGCGCGGCGGCGGCGGGATTCATCCGCGAGAGCATCGTCAACATCGCGATCATCGTGTCCGTCGGCTTCATCCTCGGCACGATCTCCGAGACGATGCGCTTCCGCGACGCGAACGTCTTTCAAAACATCACGACCGTGGAAACCTTCGTTCCCGACGAGGACACGGGCCTTTACAACTTCAAGAGCTTCCGCTGGATGCTCGCCGGCGAAATGCGCCGCGTGCGCCGCTACAACACGCCGCTGTCGCTCGTGTTCCTGCGCGTGGAAAACCTCGACGAGTTCCAGGCGCGTTACGACTACACCGAAGAAGTCAATCTGTTCCGCGAACTGGGGCGCTTTTTCCGCGGCCTGATCCGCGACGCGGACTACATCGGCAAATATTCCGACAACGAGATCGGCATCATCCTGTCCGAAACGAATGCGAACGGCGTCAACATCGTGTTGCACCGCGTGGGGGAGAACCGCGACCGCGTCGTCGGGCACATCGGCGAATCCTGGGACAAGGTTTCGCTTCGGATGTCGGTGGCGTCGGCCAATTACCCCAAGGACGCGAGTAATCTCGAGGAACTCGTGGACGTTCTCGACGCACGGTACCGGACGTTCTGA
- a CDS encoding polysaccharide deacetylase family protein produces the protein MRGVVIPLVLLALILGVLYAAWMQFGRHTTGVGPGGERVLIVYDVPSGPDDAPAETVSARSLAQLLCHFDVAITLVSTKDYEKGMANDASYVLYVGTKTGQPLPSDFIDDVFGATVPVMWIGANLERLEARHSMENFGYKLADTEDRFLTNDVEYKNHRFAKIDLSTFSVRVTRPSTVRVLAKARYVDNPLKPAQAGFEPTPGTPGEAGSGGYGGMAPGASDVAPTPTATPDPEPDLMAAASTLAPVGTPAGLPPGAPAPPKIEVPWILQGNNLWYVASDPLAFTVEGGAYVAFADVLYDFLGQPAAGEHPAFVRLEDIHAKRDAATLRKAADLLYERGVPFTFTMTPVYKNPATDETIFLTEAPQFIETIRYLIARGGAPILHGYTHQFSGETAVDFEFWNPYSGEPIESADETYASERVEKALNECFLARIFPLAWTTPHYAAGQTHYRAFANYFTTVVERRMPVELFGSDQFFPYLIKRDMHGQIVIPETLGYVNPAAGRAPADLLRDADAMKVVRDGWASFFFHTFLDLDLLAEMVDGLRDRGFKFVSLTEFNNKVTTASRVVASGVTEVRLTLDAQYKHEMTLAADGEMVEENYSVGTITGDVEKYVSLRPGQIQVVEGVYRRPAFSLANLGMFRPTLSGVTSPVALALLFIGLMTLVVFLAIWVFLVTRKTMQDVRGSVTGPTREGF, from the coding sequence ATGCGCGGCGTGGTGATTCCGCTGGTGCTCCTCGCCCTGATCCTCGGCGTGCTTTACGCCGCATGGATGCAGTTCGGCCGCCACACCACGGGCGTTGGACCCGGCGGCGAACGCGTGCTCATCGTGTACGACGTGCCGTCGGGCCCCGACGACGCGCCGGCGGAGACCGTCAGCGCCCGGTCACTGGCGCAGCTCCTTTGCCATTTCGATGTCGCGATCACACTCGTCTCGACGAAGGACTACGAAAAGGGCATGGCAAACGACGCGAGCTACGTTCTCTACGTCGGAACGAAAACGGGCCAGCCCCTGCCGAGCGATTTCATCGACGACGTGTTCGGCGCGACCGTTCCCGTGATGTGGATCGGCGCCAACCTCGAGCGCCTCGAGGCGCGTCACAGCATGGAAAACTTCGGCTACAAGCTGGCCGACACCGAGGACCGCTTTCTCACAAACGATGTCGAATACAAGAATCATCGCTTCGCGAAGATCGACCTTTCGACGTTCTCCGTCCGCGTGACGCGCCCCTCGACCGTGCGTGTCCTCGCCAAGGCGCGTTATGTCGACAATCCGCTCAAGCCCGCGCAAGCGGGATTCGAGCCCACGCCGGGCACTCCCGGCGAGGCCGGCTCGGGCGGATACGGCGGCATGGCGCCGGGCGCAAGCGATGTCGCGCCGACCCCGACCGCGACCCCCGATCCCGAACCCGACCTGATGGCCGCCGCGTCCACGCTGGCGCCCGTCGGGACACCGGCCGGCCTGCCGCCCGGCGCGCCTGCGCCGCCGAAGATCGAGGTGCCGTGGATCCTGCAGGGGAACAATCTGTGGTACGTCGCCAGCGATCCGCTGGCCTTCACCGTCGAGGGCGGCGCGTACGTGGCGTTCGCCGACGTGCTCTACGATTTCCTCGGCCAGCCGGCCGCGGGCGAACATCCCGCCTTCGTGCGCCTGGAAGACATTCACGCCAAGCGCGACGCGGCGACACTGCGCAAGGCGGCGGACCTGCTCTATGAGCGCGGCGTGCCGTTTACGTTCACGATGACGCCCGTCTACAAGAACCCGGCGACCGACGAAACGATTTTCCTGACCGAAGCGCCTCAATTCATCGAGACGATCCGCTATCTCATCGCCAGGGGCGGCGCCCCGATCCTCCACGGGTACACGCACCAGTTCAGCGGCGAGACGGCCGTCGATTTTGAGTTCTGGAATCCGTATTCCGGCGAGCCGATCGAAAGCGCGGACGAAACCTACGCCTCCGAGCGCGTCGAAAAGGCGCTCAACGAATGCTTCCTCGCGCGCATCTTTCCGCTGGCCTGGACGACGCCCCACTACGCCGCGGGGCAAACACACTACCGGGCGTTCGCCAACTACTTCACCACGGTGGTCGAGCGCCGCATGCCGGTGGAGCTTTTCGGTTCCGACCAGTTTTTCCCTTACCTCATCAAGCGCGACATGCACGGCCAGATCGTGATCCCCGAGACGCTTGGCTACGTGAATCCCGCCGCCGGGCGCGCGCCGGCGGATCTGTTGCGCGACGCCGACGCGATGAAGGTCGTGCGCGACGGTTGGGCGAGCTTTTTCTTTCACACGTTCCTCGACCTTGACCTGCTGGCCGAGATGGTCGACGGCCTGCGCGATCGCGGATTCAAATTCGTATCGCTCACCGAATTCAACAACAAGGTCACCACCGCCTCGCGCGTCGTCGCCTCCGGCGTCACGGAAGTGCGCCTGACGCTCGACGCGCAGTACAAGCACGAAATGACGCTCGCGGCGGACGGCGAGATGGTCGAGGAAAATTATTCGGTCGGAACGATTACTGGCGACGTCGAAAAATACGTGTCGCTTCGTCCCGGGCAGATTCAGGTGGTCGAGGGGGTTTATCGCCGGCCCGCCTTTTCGCTCGCGAACCTCGGCATGTTCCGCCCGACGCTCTCGGGCGTGACGAGTCCCGTCGCGCTCGCGCTTCTTTTCATCGGACTGATGACGCTTGTCGTCTTCCTCGCGATCTGGGTTTTTCTCGTCACGCGCAAGACCATGCAGGACGTGCGCGGGTCGGTGACCGGCCCCACGCGGGAGGGGTTCTAG
- a CDS encoding glycosyltransferase has protein sequence MPYSNVYIDLAFLSAAIGIWLFLLFNVVLTFYAFLNGLSAEKERKRIKDEPFPFPFVSILIPAHNEEVVIDRTVQAMLALNYPRERLEIIVVNDGSSDATGEIVQRLAARHRIIKYVEIPPGEGGKGKSHTLNVGLQHAVGDIIAVYDADNRPEPDALFYLVANLVEDQKLAAVLGKVRTINRDRGYLPPFINLEFIAFQWLMQGGRYKLFNLATLPGTNYVIWRKILDKAGRFDEEAIAEDAELSIRIYEFGYRIKFIPYSVTWEQEPEDMRTFIRQRTRWAQGMKYIVRKFLRVAFQMRNRRIMFDLFYMFSLYYVFFFALILSDIIAILGLLGVVKLGLIGPFTFIWFLAAMLFFMQQLIAISLEEEESFKNIVLSMLMYVTYCQVWIVVIVRAFWMDMLAGRKKTKWDKTVRYRIREKEAGS, from the coding sequence ATGCCGTATTCGAATGTCTACATCGACCTGGCCTTTCTCTCGGCCGCGATCGGCATCTGGCTGTTCCTGCTTTTCAACGTCGTGCTGACGTTTTACGCCTTCCTGAACGGCCTTTCCGCGGAAAAGGAACGCAAGCGGATCAAGGACGAGCCTTTCCCGTTCCCGTTCGTGTCGATCCTCATCCCGGCGCATAACGAAGAGGTCGTCATCGACCGCACGGTGCAGGCGATGCTCGCGCTCAACTATCCGCGCGAGCGCCTGGAGATCATTGTCGTCAACGACGGAAGCTCCGACGCGACCGGCGAGATCGTGCAACGGCTGGCCGCGCGCCATCGCATCATCAAATACGTGGAAATCCCGCCGGGCGAAGGCGGCAAGGGCAAAAGCCACACGCTGAACGTCGGCCTGCAACACGCGGTCGGCGATATCATCGCCGTTTACGACGCCGACAACCGCCCCGAGCCGGACGCGCTGTTCTACCTCGTCGCGAATCTCGTCGAGGACCAGAAGCTCGCCGCGGTGCTCGGCAAGGTGCGCACGATCAATCGCGACCGCGGCTACCTGCCGCCGTTCATCAATCTGGAATTCATCGCGTTCCAGTGGCTGATGCAGGGCGGGCGCTACAAGCTGTTCAACCTCGCGACGCTGCCTGGCACGAACTACGTCATCTGGCGCAAGATTCTCGACAAGGCCGGGCGCTTCGACGAGGAGGCGATCGCCGAGGACGCCGAGCTTTCGATCCGCATCTACGAATTCGGCTACCGCATCAAGTTCATTCCCTACTCCGTCACCTGGGAGCAGGAGCCGGAGGACATGCGCACCTTCATTCGCCAGCGGACGCGCTGGGCGCAGGGGATGAAATACATCGTCCGCAAGTTCCTTCGCGTCGCGTTTCAGATGCGCAACCGGCGGATCATGTTCGACCTGTTTTACATGTTCAGCCTGTATTACGTCTTTTTCTTCGCCCTCATCCTGTCGGACATCATCGCGATCCTCGGTCTGCTCGGTGTGGTCAAGCTCGGCCTGATCGGGCCGTTCACCTTCATCTGGTTCCTGGCGGCGATGCTGTTTTTCATGCAACAGCTCATCGCGATCAGCCTCGAGGAGGAGGAGTCGTTCAAGAACATCGTCCTCTCGATGCTGATGTACGTCACGTATTGCCAGGTCTGGATCGTCGTGATCGTCCGCGCCTTCTGGATGGACATGCTCGCGGGACGAAAGAAAACGAAATGGGACAAGACCGTGCGTTACCGCATTCGCGAAAAGGAAGCGGGCTCGTGA
- the glyS gene encoding glycine--tRNA ligase subunit beta, whose product MPSDLFLEIGTEEIPARFLPPAMDDIARILAARLSEARLDHGEVRATATPRRLAVVVREVAGKQRNEKVERLGPPWANAFDAGGNPTPAAAGFAKGQGIDPKKLIRIDTDKGPRAGVRRVEKGQAAKKVLPELLTGVLGQLPWPKSMRWGFEPTRFVRPIHWIVALYGTSVVPFTFAGMTAGKKTQGHRFHAPKPFAVKDFDDWLARLRDAHVVADFDERREAIERRLREIAIDRGGRLVPADDLLTHVAGLVEYPVLNVGAIPAVYMDLPRDVLITPMRAHQKYFCFENHEGDLLPNFVAVGNTDVKDAAVVRAGYERVLNARLADARFFFEEDLKTPLASFADRLSGITFHQKIGDYKAKVLRAQALAEWLAERVEPEFADKARRAMWLAKADLLTQMVGEFPELQGTMGREYALRQGEDKDVAAAIFEHYQPRNAADTLPASPLGAICAVADKMETLASCLGAGLAPTGAGDPYGLRRQALGVAQILLERGWDLDVGEICAEATRDRGRETLAGEVFDFLRGRVVYLLGQRDVATEIAEAALAARFSSVADAARRAQAIAWFAKSSEYEAFATAFKRVANIAPRQAPGPVDPAVFEDEAEQELWGAFQSVRESVDKAIETADFPAALVQIARIRPQVDRFFDKVLVMHKDERLKTNRLSMLASISRMFAEIADFRRL is encoded by the coding sequence GTGCCGTCTGACCTCTTCCTCGAAATCGGCACGGAGGAAATCCCGGCCCGCTTCCTGCCGCCCGCGATGGACGACATCGCGCGCATCCTTGCCGCGCGCCTTTCCGAAGCGCGCCTCGATCACGGCGAGGTGCGCGCCACCGCGACGCCAAGGCGCCTTGCGGTCGTCGTGCGCGAGGTTGCGGGAAAGCAGCGTAACGAGAAGGTCGAGCGCCTCGGTCCGCCGTGGGCGAACGCGTTCGACGCGGGCGGCAACCCCACGCCGGCCGCCGCCGGATTCGCCAAGGGCCAGGGCATCGATCCAAAAAAGCTCATCCGCATCGACACCGACAAAGGCCCGCGCGCGGGCGTGCGCCGCGTGGAAAAAGGCCAGGCGGCCAAAAAGGTGTTGCCCGAACTTCTGACCGGCGTGCTCGGCCAGCTTCCATGGCCCAAGTCGATGCGCTGGGGATTCGAGCCGACGCGCTTCGTGCGCCCGATTCACTGGATCGTCGCGTTGTACGGGACGTCGGTCGTGCCGTTTACGTTCGCGGGCATGACGGCCGGCAAAAAGACGCAGGGTCATCGCTTTCACGCACCCAAGCCATTTGCGGTGAAGGACTTCGACGACTGGCTCGCAAGGTTGCGCGACGCGCACGTCGTCGCGGATTTCGACGAACGCCGCGAGGCGATCGAACGCCGCCTGCGGGAGATCGCCATCGACCGCGGCGGGCGGCTCGTCCCGGCCGACGACCTGTTGACGCACGTCGCGGGCCTTGTCGAATACCCGGTGCTGAACGTCGGCGCGATCCCCGCGGTGTACATGGACCTGCCGCGCGACGTTCTGATCACGCCGATGCGCGCGCATCAGAAATATTTCTGTTTCGAAAATCATGAGGGCGATCTGCTGCCGAATTTCGTCGCGGTCGGCAACACCGACGTGAAGGACGCAGCCGTCGTGCGCGCGGGGTACGAACGCGTGTTGAACGCCAGACTCGCGGACGCGCGGTTCTTTTTCGAGGAAGACCTGAAAACGCCGCTCGCGTCGTTCGCCGATCGCCTGTCAGGCATCACGTTTCATCAGAAGATCGGCGACTACAAGGCCAAGGTGCTGCGCGCGCAGGCGCTCGCGGAATGGCTGGCGGAGCGCGTCGAGCCGGAATTTGCCGACAAGGCGCGGCGTGCGATGTGGTTGGCGAAGGCCGACCTGTTGACGCAGATGGTCGGCGAGTTCCCGGAATTGCAGGGGACGATGGGGCGCGAATACGCCCTGCGTCAGGGCGAGGACAAAGACGTGGCCGCCGCGATTTTCGAGCACTACCAGCCGCGAAACGCCGCGGATACCCTGCCCGCGTCGCCGCTTGGCGCGATTTGCGCCGTGGCCGACAAGATGGAAACGCTCGCCTCGTGCCTTGGCGCGGGGCTGGCCCCCACCGGCGCGGGCGATCCCTACGGGTTGCGCCGTCAGGCGCTCGGTGTCGCGCAGATCCTGCTCGAACGCGGGTGGGATCTTGATGTCGGCGAAATTTGCGCGGAAGCCACGCGCGACCGGGGGCGAGAGACGCTTGCCGGCGAGGTGTTCGATTTCCTGCGGGGGCGCGTCGTCTATTTGCTTGGCCAGCGGGATGTAGCGACGGAGATCGCGGAGGCCGCGCTGGCGGCGCGTTTTTCGAGCGTCGCCGACGCCGCGCGCCGGGCCCAGGCGATCGCGTGGTTCGCGAAATCCTCCGAATACGAGGCTTTCGCCACGGCGTTCAAGCGCGTGGCGAACATCGCGCCCAGGCAGGCGCCCGGGCCGGTCGATCCGGCCGTTTTTGAGGACGAAGCCGAACAGGAATTGTGGGGGGCGTTTCAGTCCGTGCGCGAGAGCGTCGATAAGGCGATCGAGACGGCGGACTTTCCGGCGGCGCTCGTTCAGATCGCCCGGATACGCCCGCAGGTGGATCGGTTCTTCGACAAGGTCCTGGTGATGCACAAGGACGAACGGCTGAAAACGAACCGGCTGTCGATGCTGGCGTCGATCAGCCGGATGTTTGCGGAAATCGCGGATTTTCGTCGCCTCTGA
- a CDS encoding DUF1329 domain-containing protein, producing MKRRTIILVATLTVALFALAAIATGQSKLTRENWGKEVGFAPDLSNAPKAGTVVNSANMGEWSAMIPEGVKVLMTKYGYKFTVKDYEPIAPANTYIEATNKYRGQAKIVDNGGNPRKLGLTGYTAGLPFPKPQNGLEVAWNYTYSYQGDDADNYFSVFWIDAKSGVERSEIWRWMYINRAVNRTDIAPIPAFDEAAKDGKQYYSVTITQYPQDKKGFAALYYRMIEPQDQQGFIYIPAQKKSTRFAFGTRGDAWNNTDLLYEDVRGYLGYPEWMNWKIVEKKTMLLPMNSEIPWGKDAARSVYDFDTAPHWNFNSKWEPRPVYVVEATAKFKDYPYSRMVFYVDAESSFIAVKDAYDKKGQLWKVLINAWNKSENPATQPAAIGTSLVVDLQSEHATAFGWHSAKINVGLKPDQFTLTKLRKLGD from the coding sequence ATGAAACGACGCACGATCATCCTTGTCGCCACGCTGACGGTGGCGCTCTTTGCCCTGGCGGCCATCGCGACCGGGCAGTCGAAACTGACGCGGGAGAACTGGGGCAAGGAGGTCGGTTTCGCGCCGGACCTGTCCAACGCGCCCAAGGCCGGAACGGTCGTCAATTCCGCCAACATGGGCGAGTGGTCGGCGATGATTCCGGAGGGCGTCAAGGTTCTCATGACCAAATACGGCTACAAGTTCACCGTGAAGGACTACGAGCCGATCGCCCCCGCGAATACCTATATCGAGGCCACCAACAAATACCGCGGCCAGGCCAAAATCGTCGACAACGGCGGCAATCCGCGAAAGCTCGGGCTCACCGGCTACACGGCGGGCTTGCCGTTCCCGAAGCCGCAAAACGGGCTCGAGGTCGCCTGGAACTACACCTACTCCTATCAGGGCGACGACGCCGACAACTATTTCTCCGTTTTCTGGATCGACGCGAAATCCGGCGTCGAGCGATCGGAGATCTGGCGGTGGATGTATATCAACCGCGCCGTGAACCGCACGGACATCGCGCCGATCCCCGCGTTCGACGAAGCCGCCAAGGATGGAAAGCAGTATTACTCCGTGACGATCACGCAGTACCCGCAGGACAAGAAGGGCTTCGCGGCGCTGTACTACCGCATGATCGAGCCGCAGGATCAGCAGGGCTTCATTTATATCCCCGCGCAGAAAAAATCGACGCGATTCGCGTTCGGCACGCGCGGCGACGCCTGGAACAACACGGATCTGCTCTACGAGGACGTGCGCGGATATCTCGGTTATCCCGAGTGGATGAACTGGAAGATCGTCGAGAAGAAAACGATGCTGCTTCCGATGAACTCCGAGATCCCCTGGGGCAAGGACGCCGCCAGGAGCGTTTACGATTTCGATACGGCGCCGCACTGGAATTTCAATTCCAAATGGGAGCCGCGTCCGGTGTACGTCGTCGAGGCAACCGCCAAGTTCAAGGATTATCCGTACAGCCGCATGGTGTTTTATGTGGACGCGGAGTCCTCGTTCATCGCGGTGAAGGATGCGTACGACAAAAAGGGCCAGCTCTGGAAGGTGCTGATCAACGCGTGGAACAAGTCGGAGAATCCCGCCACGCAGCCGGCCGCCATCGGAACGTCGCTCGTTGTGGACTTGCAGTCCGAACATGCCACGGCGTTCGGCTGGCACTCGGCCAAGATCAACGTCGGCCTGAAACCCGATCAGTTCACACTCACCAAACTTCGCAAACTCGGCGACTGA